The Pyrococcus horikoshii OT3 genome includes a window with the following:
- the pepQ gene encoding Xaa-Pro dipeptidase PepQ, which translates to MNEKVKKIIEFMDKNSIDAVLIAKNPNVYYISGASPLAGGYILITGESATLYVPELEYEMAKEESNIPVEKFKKMDEFYKALEGIKSLGIESSLPYGFIEELKKKANIKEFKKVDDVIRDMRIIKSEKEIKIIEKACEIADKAVMAAIEEITEGKKEREVAAKVEYLMKMNGAEKPAFDTIIASGYRSALPHGVASDKRIERGDLVVIDLGALYQHYNSDITRTIVVGSPNEKQKEIYEIVLEAQKKAVESAKPGITAKELDSIARNIIAEYGYGEYFNHSLGHGVGLEVHEWPRVSQYDETVLREGMVITIEPGIYIPKIGGVRIEDTILITKNGSKRLTKTERELI; encoded by the coding sequence ATGAACGAAAAGGTCAAAAAAATTATTGAGTTCATGGATAAAAACTCGATAGACGCTGTACTTATAGCTAAGAACCCAAATGTGTATTACATTTCGGGAGCTTCCCCGTTGGCTGGCGGGTATATATTAATAACTGGAGAATCGGCAACTCTCTATGTTCCCGAGCTTGAGTATGAAATGGCCAAAGAAGAAAGCAATATTCCCGTTGAGAAGTTCAAAAAGATGGATGAATTCTACAAAGCTCTGGAGGGTATAAAGAGTTTAGGAATAGAAAGTTCGCTTCCTTATGGATTTATTGAGGAGCTAAAGAAGAAAGCAAACATAAAGGAGTTCAAAAAGGTTGATGATGTCATTAGAGATATGAGGATAATAAAATCAGAAAAAGAAATCAAAATAATTGAAAAGGCCTGTGAAATAGCTGATAAAGCTGTTATGGCAGCTATAGAGGAAATCACTGAAGGGAAAAAAGAGAGAGAAGTTGCTGCAAAGGTTGAATACCTAATGAAAATGAACGGTGCTGAAAAACCAGCTTTTGACACTATAATAGCAAGTGGTTACAGATCAGCACTCCCTCATGGCGTTGCAAGTGATAAGAGGATTGAGAGAGGAGATCTAGTTGTAATAGATCTTGGAGCTTTATACCAGCACTACAACTCGGATATCACAAGAACAATAGTAGTTGGCTCCCCCAACGAAAAACAGAAGGAAATTTATGAGATAGTACTTGAAGCCCAGAAGAAAGCAGTTGAATCTGCAAAACCAGGAATTACCGCTAAGGAGCTTGATTCTATTGCAAGGAACATAATAGCGGAGTACGGATATGGAGAGTACTTTAATCACAGCCTAGGGCATGGAGTAGGTCTTGAAGTGCATGAATGGCCAAGGGTCAGCCAATACGATGAAACAGTTCTTAGGGAGGGGATGGTAATAACTATCGAACCTGGAATATACATACCGAAGATTGGTGGAGTTAGAATTGAAGATACCATATTAATAACTAAAAATGGATCAAAAAGGTTAACAAAAACTGAAAGAGAACTCATCTAG
- a CDS encoding maleate cis-trans isomerase family protein — protein sequence MFGWRGRIGLIVPSSNTTMEMELHSFLPEGVSLHTSRMPLKSITDEELFKMNSYAIEAASLLADAGVEVIAFGCSSGSFIGGQDFEKELEMKIEEEVNIETFTTSTAVLEALDVLDAQSLLIVTPYSDEINQKEKEFLEGNGFEVLDIKGLNLTDNLEIGKLEPYVVYRLAKAMFAGDADAIFISCTNLRTFEIIEKLERDLGVPVITSNQATLWMALRQIDVRDQLPLGKLLREY from the coding sequence ATGTTCGGCTGGAGGGGTAGGATAGGCCTTATAGTTCCCTCTTCAAATACTACAATGGAAATGGAGCTTCATTCCTTTTTACCTGAGGGAGTCTCGCTTCATACATCAAGAATGCCATTAAAGAGTATTACAGATGAAGAATTATTTAAGATGAATAGTTACGCAATTGAAGCTGCTAGCTTACTTGCAGATGCTGGAGTTGAGGTAATAGCGTTTGGTTGCTCGAGTGGATCTTTTATAGGGGGACAAGATTTTGAGAAAGAATTGGAAATGAAAATTGAGGAAGAGGTAAACATAGAAACGTTTACAACGAGTACAGCAGTACTGGAAGCTTTAGATGTTTTAGATGCCCAATCTCTTCTCATTGTAACCCCATACTCTGATGAGATTAATCAAAAGGAAAAAGAATTTCTTGAGGGTAATGGATTTGAAGTTCTCGACATAAAAGGGTTGAACTTGACGGATAACCTCGAAATTGGAAAATTGGAGCCGTACGTTGTGTATAGGCTAGCCAAAGCAATGTTCGCTGGGGATGCTGATGCAATATTCATTAGTTGCACGAACTTGAGGACGTTCGAAATAATAGAGAAGTTAGAAAGGGATCTTGGGGTTCCAGTAATTACGAGCAATCAAGCAACGCTATGGATGGCCCTGAGGCAAATTGATGTAAGAGATCAATTACCTTTGGGTAAATTGTTGAGGGAGTACTAA
- a CDS encoding ribonuclease Z codes for MIEVIFLGTGGIKPTPERNVPSIAIKIGGEIILFDVGEGTLRQMEIARISPMKIKRVFITHFHGDHYLGLPALIQTMSLWKRKDPLHIYGPEGSSTFLQNLLNSGYFAPSFDILVHEISGKSRLKFKEYEVWAFEVSHGVPALGYVFKEKDKRGNFNLKKIKELGLEPGPWMKELERQKIIEINGKIVRLLEVTGPKKRGAKVVYSGDTEPCDEVIEFSRRGTLLIHEATYVNEEDRKDSYHTTIEEACEIWKKSKARKLVLFHRSPRYSFKEYKEKALSICPQAIIPRDFDRIAIEGAGDVLFKIR; via the coding sequence ATGATAGAGGTCATTTTTTTAGGAACTGGCGGTATAAAACCAACTCCAGAAAGAAATGTTCCTTCAATAGCGATTAAAATTGGAGGGGAGATAATATTGTTTGATGTAGGTGAAGGAACGTTAAGGCAAATGGAAATTGCGAGGATAAGCCCAATGAAAATTAAAAGAGTATTCATAACTCATTTTCATGGAGATCATTATTTAGGGCTTCCAGCGTTAATTCAAACTATGAGTCTATGGAAAAGAAAGGATCCGTTACATATATACGGTCCAGAAGGTTCATCCACCTTTCTTCAGAACCTCCTAAATAGTGGATACTTCGCTCCATCTTTTGATATTCTCGTACATGAAATCTCAGGGAAGTCGAGATTAAAATTCAAAGAATACGAGGTATGGGCATTTGAAGTCTCTCATGGAGTTCCGGCCCTTGGATACGTATTTAAAGAAAAAGATAAGAGAGGAAACTTTAACCTGAAAAAAATAAAAGAATTGGGATTGGAGCCGGGCCCCTGGATGAAGGAACTAGAAAGACAAAAGATCATAGAAATAAATGGCAAGATAGTTAGGTTATTAGAAGTTACAGGGCCAAAGAAGAGGGGTGCAAAGGTAGTATACTCTGGAGATACCGAACCCTGCGATGAGGTTATTGAATTCTCTAGAAGGGGAACTCTTCTGATTCATGAGGCCACGTATGTTAATGAGGAAGACAGAAAAGATAGCTATCATACCACCATAGAAGAAGCTTGTGAAATTTGGAAAAAGTCAAAGGCGAGGAAGCTAGTTCTATTCCATAGGAGTCCAAGATATTCCTTTAAGGAATATAAAGAAAAAGCCTTAAGCATTTGCCCCCAAGCCATTATTCCGAGAGATTTTGATAGGATAGCCATAGAAGGTGCTGGGGATGTCCTATTTAAGATACGTTAG
- a CDS encoding TraB domain-containing protein codes for MSYLRYVRIIGTVHVSPQSVKEVRNIILRENPDAVAVELDYGRLLSLLNGSSLTFSQAIKLGKIGILAYLLQGVEMALGKQVGVLPGSEMIEAFEVARSLGIPIYMIDMPIQVTLKRLFSVPIEEKIRGIIEIFLSIVYPKVELNLEDYISLELEFKRKYPTVYKILVEERNEFMARNLMRIVDILLERKKKIKIIAVVGLGHKRGIERILSHYSPKSIY; via the coding sequence ATGTCCTATTTAAGATACGTTAGGATCATCGGCACAGTGCATGTGTCTCCTCAGAGTGTTAAAGAGGTTAGAAACATAATATTGAGGGAAAATCCAGATGCGGTGGCGGTGGAGCTAGACTATGGAAGGCTGCTATCCCTGTTGAATGGAAGTTCCTTAACGTTTTCTCAGGCAATAAAACTAGGAAAAATAGGAATTTTAGCATATCTCCTCCAGGGAGTGGAGATGGCACTTGGAAAGCAGGTCGGAGTTCTTCCTGGGAGTGAAATGATCGAAGCCTTTGAGGTTGCAAGGTCTCTGGGGATTCCAATATATATGATAGATATGCCAATTCAAGTTACCCTTAAGAGATTATTTTCAGTTCCAATAGAGGAGAAGATCAGGGGAATTATTGAGATATTCTTGAGCATTGTATATCCAAAAGTTGAGCTTAACCTTGAAGATTACATTAGTTTAGAGCTTGAATTTAAGAGAAAGTACCCCACAGTATACAAGATTCTAGTTGAAGAAAGGAATGAGTTTATGGCAAGGAATTTGATGAGGATAGTTGATATCCTCCTAGAAAGGAAGAAAAAAATTAAAATAATAGCTGTGGTAGGACTCGGACATAAAAGGGGAATAGAGAGAATACTATCTCACTACTCCCCAAAGAGCATTTACTAG
- a CDS encoding M20/M25/M40 family metallo-hydrolase, with product MKTERAKEILVQLLKIPSPSGREDRVALYIMEFLHKLNYDVHIESDGEIIDLVVNPGAELFFEVHMDTIDPRAEPFVRGNIVYGTGASDIKGGIASILLMLEQLRKEGKDLNVGIVFVSDEEKGGRGSALFMERYRPKMAVVLEPTDLEVHIAHAGNIEAYFEVDGKEAHGACPESGINAIEQTFEMLQKLKDLEPFKAKGKYFDPHIGIQELICENPYYLIPALCKGRLEARLLPDQEVEDILDLIDPILDEYTVKYEYTEIWDGYELSEDEEIVQIAKSAMDMVGLDEFGAMRSWTDAINFTYNGTKTIVFGPGNLDISHTKQERIDVRDVVKASEFLLAVNEIFGNKS from the coding sequence ATGAAAACCGAAAGAGCAAAAGAAATATTAGTCCAACTTTTGAAAATTCCCTCTCCCTCAGGGAGGGAAGACAGAGTAGCCCTTTACATTATGGAGTTTCTCCATAAACTCAACTATGACGTTCATATCGAAAGCGATGGAGAAATTATAGACCTCGTTGTAAATCCTGGGGCCGAGCTATTTTTTGAGGTTCACATGGATACGATAGACCCAAGGGCTGAACCCTTCGTTAGGGGAAACATAGTTTATGGGACTGGAGCTAGCGATATAAAGGGAGGGATAGCTTCAATACTACTTATGCTTGAGCAACTGAGAAAAGAAGGGAAAGATCTGAACGTTGGTATAGTGTTCGTGAGCGACGAGGAAAAAGGAGGGAGGGGAAGCGCTCTCTTCATGGAGAGGTATAGGCCTAAGATGGCGGTAGTACTTGAGCCGACCGACTTGGAAGTCCATATAGCACACGCCGGAAACATTGAAGCCTACTTTGAAGTGGATGGAAAGGAAGCCCATGGGGCTTGTCCTGAAAGTGGAATAAATGCTATAGAACAGACATTTGAAATGTTGCAGAAGCTTAAAGACCTGGAACCTTTCAAGGCAAAAGGGAAATACTTTGATCCTCATATAGGAATACAGGAATTAATATGCGAGAATCCCTACTACTTGATCCCAGCCCTCTGTAAGGGTAGACTTGAGGCGAGGTTACTGCCAGATCAGGAGGTTGAGGATATCCTGGATTTGATAGATCCAATCCTGGACGAGTATACCGTAAAGTATGAGTATACTGAAATATGGGATGGTTACGAGCTTAGCGAAGATGAGGAGATCGTTCAGATAGCTAAGAGTGCCATGGATATGGTAGGATTGGATGAATTTGGAGCCATGAGAAGCTGGACAGATGCTATAAACTTTACTTATAATGGTACCAAGACAATAGTGTTTGGACCAGGAAACCTTGATATCTCACACACAAAGCAAGAAAGGATTGATGTGAGAGATGTCGTAAAGGCAAGCGAATTCCTATTGGCAGTAAATGAAATATTTGGAAATAAAAGTTAG
- a CDS encoding bifunctional hydroxymethylpyrimidine kinase/phosphomethylpyrimidine kinase — translation MRLVRTALTIAGSDSGGGAGIEADLKTFTAFGVHGLVAITSVTAQNTQTVTAIHDIPPEVVSEQIRVVAEDIGVDAAKTGMLSNAEIIKAVAKTVKNYDFPLVVDPVMIAKSGAPLLREDAVDALIKYILPLATLVTPNRFEAEKLTGMEIRNVNDAKLAAKKIAEETGAKAVIVKGGHLEGKEAIDVLYHNGAYKLYRAPKVDGCTHGTGCSFSAAITANLAKGLSLEDAVSVAKEFITLGISTGHKIGHGHCPVNQSAWIEIPAEKWRIYEELTRAVREFERINPIKLIPEVGTNFVYALPFPYARTKEDVAGVKGRIVRVGNEVRAVGSVEFGASDHLARAILTFMRFYPKYRSAINVRYSEEIVELAKEQGFTVSFYDRREEPIEVKEKEGATIPWGIEVAVKRINKRPDVIYHLGDIGKEPMILIFGRNPREVLDKLRLLI, via the coding sequence ATGAGACTTGTTAGAACAGCTCTGACTATAGCTGGAAGTGATAGTGGAGGTGGGGCAGGAATTGAAGCCGATCTAAAGACGTTTACGGCCTTTGGAGTTCACGGATTAGTCGCGATAACCTCCGTAACGGCCCAGAACACACAGACCGTAACTGCTATTCATGACATTCCTCCCGAGGTTGTTTCAGAACAGATAAGGGTTGTTGCGGAGGATATAGGTGTTGATGCTGCAAAGACGGGAATGTTAAGCAATGCTGAGATCATAAAGGCCGTAGCAAAGACAGTGAAAAACTATGATTTTCCTTTAGTCGTCGATCCAGTAATGATCGCTAAAAGTGGTGCTCCTCTCCTTAGGGAAGATGCCGTGGATGCATTAATTAAGTATATTCTTCCACTTGCAACCCTTGTAACTCCTAATAGGTTTGAGGCCGAGAAGCTTACCGGTATGGAGATTAGGAATGTAAATGACGCCAAGCTAGCGGCAAAGAAGATTGCAGAAGAAACAGGAGCTAAAGCTGTTATAGTTAAGGGCGGGCACTTGGAAGGAAAGGAAGCCATAGATGTCCTCTATCATAATGGAGCTTACAAGCTTTATAGGGCCCCCAAAGTTGATGGGTGTACTCATGGAACGGGATGTAGCTTTTCGGCCGCGATTACCGCTAACTTAGCTAAAGGTTTAAGCTTAGAAGATGCCGTAAGCGTTGCGAAGGAGTTCATCACTCTAGGAATATCAACTGGTCATAAAATTGGACATGGCCACTGCCCAGTCAATCAATCAGCTTGGATAGAGATTCCAGCGGAGAAATGGAGGATCTATGAAGAGCTTACAAGAGCTGTTAGGGAGTTTGAGAGGATAAACCCTATAAAGCTAATTCCAGAGGTTGGAACAAACTTCGTTTATGCCCTCCCGTTTCCGTATGCAAGAACCAAGGAAGACGTTGCAGGTGTTAAGGGAAGGATAGTCAGGGTAGGGAATGAAGTCAGGGCCGTGGGTTCGGTGGAATTTGGGGCAAGCGATCATTTAGCAAGGGCCATTTTGACTTTCATGAGGTTCTACCCGAAGTATAGAAGTGCTATAAATGTTAGATATTCCGAGGAAATTGTAGAGCTCGCAAAAGAGCAGGGATTCACTGTGTCATTTTACGATAGAAGGGAGGAGCCGATTGAAGTTAAGGAGAAGGAGGGAGCAACTATACCATGGGGAATCGAAGTTGCGGTAAAGAGGATTAACAAAAGGCCCGATGTAATATATCATCTGGGCGATATTGGGAAGGAGCCCATGATATTAATCTTTGGCAGGAATCCCAGGGAAGTGCTCGATAAGCTTAGGTTGCTAATCTAA
- the thiE gene encoding thiamine phosphate synthase, producing the protein MNFKEKLKLYIITDRRLKPEIASVKQALEGGATSIQLRIKNAPTREMYEIGKEIRKLTNEYGALFFVDDRIDVALAVNADGVQLGPDDMPIEIAREIAPNLIIGASVYSLEEALEAEMKGADYLGAGSVFPTQTKKDVKVIGIEGLREIVNAVKIPVVAIGGINLENVREVLLTGVDGIAVVSAVMGTEDVKRATEGLRRIIEEVLG; encoded by the coding sequence TTGAACTTTAAGGAGAAATTGAAGTTGTACATAATTACGGATAGAAGACTTAAGCCTGAGATTGCGAGTGTAAAGCAGGCCCTGGAGGGAGGAGCAACATCAATTCAACTAAGGATAAAGAACGCTCCAACAAGAGAGATGTATGAGATTGGAAAGGAGATAAGGAAGTTGACAAATGAATATGGGGCCCTCTTCTTCGTTGATGACAGGATAGACGTTGCACTAGCAGTCAATGCTGATGGCGTTCAATTGGGACCTGATGATATGCCGATAGAGATTGCGAGGGAAATAGCCCCTAATCTAATAATAGGAGCTTCAGTCTATTCACTAGAGGAGGCATTAGAAGCCGAAATGAAAGGGGCTGATTATCTAGGGGCCGGCTCCGTGTTTCCTACGCAAACTAAAAAGGATGTCAAGGTTATAGGAATAGAGGGACTTAGGGAGATAGTTAATGCAGTTAAAATTCCCGTTGTTGCCATTGGAGGAATAAATTTGGAAAATGTTAGGGAAGTTCTCTTAACTGGAGTCGACGGAATAGCCGTTGTTTCGGCCGTTATGGGTACTGAGGATGTTAAAAGGGCAACTGAAGGTTTAAGAAGAATCATTGAGGAGGTGTTGGGATGA
- the thiM gene encoding hydroxyethylthiazole kinase: MKFIIEALKRVRERRPLVHNITNFVVMNTTANALLALGASPVMAHAEEELEEMIRLADAVVINIGTLDSGWRRSMVKATEIANELGKPIVLDPVGAGATKFRTRVSLEILSRGVDVLKGNFGEISALLGEEGKTRGVDSLEYGEEEAKKLTMNAAREFNTTVAVTGAVDYVSDGRRTFAVYNGHELLGRVTGTGCMVAALTGAFVAVTEPLKATTSALVTFGIAAEKAYEEAKYPGSFHVKLYDWLYRINENVIRTYAKVREVEL, translated from the coding sequence ATGAAGTTCATCATTGAAGCCCTCAAGAGAGTTAGAGAGAGAAGGCCCCTTGTCCATAACATAACGAATTTCGTCGTGATGAACACTACGGCAAATGCCTTGCTAGCATTAGGGGCCTCACCAGTTATGGCCCATGCCGAAGAGGAGCTGGAGGAGATGATAAGACTAGCGGATGCTGTTGTCATAAATATTGGAACCCTTGACTCTGGATGGAGAAGATCAATGGTAAAAGCAACCGAAATTGCAAACGAATTAGGAAAACCGATTGTACTTGATCCCGTGGGAGCTGGAGCAACCAAATTTAGAACTAGAGTTTCCCTAGAGATTTTGAGTAGAGGGGTTGACGTACTAAAGGGCAACTTCGGTGAAATATCGGCCCTCTTGGGAGAAGAGGGAAAGACTAGGGGTGTTGATTCCTTAGAATACGGAGAAGAGGAGGCCAAGAAGTTAACAATGAATGCGGCCAGAGAATTTAACACCACCGTTGCAGTTACGGGGGCCGTGGATTATGTAAGTGATGGGAGAAGAACCTTTGCAGTATATAATGGCCATGAACTCCTTGGAAGAGTCACCGGAACCGGTTGCATGGTAGCAGCCCTTACTGGAGCATTCGTAGCCGTAACTGAACCTCTAAAAGCAACTACATCTGCTTTAGTTACCTTTGGGATTGCAGCGGAAAAGGCCTATGAAGAGGCAAAATATCCTGGGAGCTTTCACGTTAAACTTTACGACTGGCTTTATAGGATAAACGAGAACGTTATAAGAACCTACGCTAAGGTGAGGGAAGTTGAACTTTAA
- the cytX gene encoding putative hydroxymethylpyrimidine transporter CytX has product MQDIKPVKERIFDFWSNFSIWFGADFGIAVIWAGALLTPYLSLKQALAIIILGHLLGNAVMSLIAIEGQETGLPTMVLSRGPLGGKGSILPSLLNYLQLIGWTAIMLIVGARALDVIFPGTYFAWVIVLGVLVTVWTLVGPERWGWLEKLSVILLAILSGWLLYVIFSKYSFSELWNKPGTGGLPLLIALDLVIAMPLSWAPTIADYSRFAKSKSDAAWGTYLGHLAGSAFCYFLGALSNVAMGKEDPISLIAAYGLGIPAMLIVLVSTLNTTFMDIYSASITWKNVNPKASLKTQILIVGTLGTLLALVFPVDKYEAFLLLIGGAFVPLAAIMIADYFMVRKKYDANELLANQRIRIPGIVAWIVGFALYISMTMESLIGVPVPVLSPLGDRIGASIPVFLITLVLYYILSLGGSKNEVHH; this is encoded by the coding sequence ATGCAGGATATAAAGCCGGTAAAAGAAAGGATATTTGACTTTTGGAGTAACTTCTCAATATGGTTCGGAGCCGACTTTGGAATAGCTGTGATTTGGGCCGGTGCTCTTCTTACCCCCTATTTATCCCTAAAGCAGGCCTTAGCTATTATTATCCTCGGTCATCTCCTAGGTAATGCCGTTATGAGCTTAATAGCAATAGAAGGTCAGGAAACGGGACTCCCTACGATGGTTCTCTCTAGGGGTCCCCTAGGGGGTAAAGGTTCAATCTTACCTTCTCTCCTTAATTACCTTCAGCTAATAGGCTGGACTGCAATAATGCTGATAGTAGGAGCTAGGGCCTTAGACGTAATATTCCCTGGGACATATTTTGCTTGGGTCATAGTACTTGGAGTACTTGTTACAGTTTGGACATTGGTAGGTCCTGAAAGGTGGGGATGGTTAGAGAAGCTTTCCGTAATCCTTCTGGCGATTCTCAGTGGATGGTTATTATACGTAATCTTTAGCAAATATTCGTTCTCTGAGCTATGGAACAAGCCTGGAACTGGAGGCTTACCATTGCTAATAGCTTTAGACTTGGTAATAGCGATGCCACTTAGCTGGGCACCTACAATAGCTGATTATTCTAGATTTGCGAAGAGTAAAAGCGATGCTGCTTGGGGAACTTATCTAGGTCATCTAGCGGGATCGGCCTTCTGTTATTTCTTAGGGGCGTTAAGTAACGTTGCAATGGGAAAAGAAGACCCGATAAGCCTAATAGCGGCATACGGGCTGGGAATTCCAGCAATGCTAATAGTGCTAGTTTCTACCTTAAACACTACATTCATGGATATATACTCCGCTTCAATTACTTGGAAGAACGTTAATCCTAAGGCTAGCCTGAAAACCCAAATCTTAATTGTCGGGACTTTAGGAACGCTTTTAGCCTTGGTGTTCCCTGTAGATAAATATGAGGCTTTTCTCTTACTAATTGGCGGGGCTTTCGTACCCTTAGCAGCAATAATGATTGCCGACTACTTTATGGTTAGGAAGAAATATGACGCTAATGAACTTCTAGCGAATCAAAGAATCAGGATCCCAGGAATAGTGGCCTGGATAGTAGGATTCGCACTTTATATTTCCATGACAATGGAAAGCTTAATCGGAGTTCCAGTTCCAGTACTTAGCCCACTTGGAGATAGAATAGGAGCAAGCATTCCGGTGTTCCTTATAACTTTAGTGCTATACTATATCTTATCTTTAGGGGGCAGTAAGAATGAAGTTCATCATTGA
- a CDS encoding TenA family protein — translation MFSDELLRNSSEIWRKFLPHRFLIEVAENSISREKFARWLVNDYYFVKNALRFMAILMAKAPDDLLSFFSESIYYISTELDMFKRNAEKLGIRLNGNIDWRAKAYVNYLLNVAYSGSFLEGFTAYYCEEKAYYEAWKWVRDRVRSDNPYIDFINHWSSQEFEKYVNKIEAILNPLAEKHGEFEKEKAKIVFREVSNFELLFWDIAYGGE, via the coding sequence ATGTTTTCTGATGAACTTTTACGAAATTCAAGCGAAATCTGGAGAAAGTTCCTCCCCCATAGGTTCCTCATTGAGGTGGCCGAGAATTCCATTTCTAGGGAAAAGTTTGCAAGATGGCTCGTCAATGATTATTACTTTGTCAAGAACGCCCTCAGATTCATGGCCATCCTCATGGCGAAAGCCCCTGATGACCTTTTAAGCTTCTTTTCAGAATCGATATATTATATATCAACCGAGCTAGACATGTTCAAAAGAAATGCCGAAAAGCTTGGAATAAGACTAAACGGGAACATTGACTGGAGAGCAAAGGCTTACGTTAACTACTTATTAAATGTCGCTTATTCTGGGAGTTTTCTTGAGGGATTTACAGCATATTACTGTGAGGAGAAAGCATATTATGAAGCATGGAAATGGGTTCGGGATAGGGTAAGAAGTGATAACCCCTACATCGACTTCATAAATCATTGGAGTTCCCAGGAGTTTGAAAAATACGTAAACAAAATTGAAGCAATTCTTAATCCCCTAGCAGAGAAGCATGGAGAATTCGAAAAGGAGAAAGCCAAAATTGTATTCAGGGAGGTATCCAACTTTGAGTTACTCTTTTGGGACATAGCCTATGGGGGTGAGTAA
- the tenA gene encoding thiaminase II, whose protein sequence is MITDKLRRDSEQIWKKIFEHPFVVQLYSGTLPLEKFKFYVLQDFNYLVGLTRALAVISSKAEYPLMAELIELARDEVTVEVENYVKLLKELDLTLEDAIKTEPTLVNSAYMDFMLATAYKGNIIEGLTALLPCFWSYAEIAEYHKDKLRDNPIKIYREWGKVYLSNEYLNLVGRLRKIIDSSGHSGYDRLRRIFITGSKFELAFWEMAWRGGDVF, encoded by the coding sequence ATGATAACAGATAAGTTGAGAAGGGATTCTGAACAAATCTGGAAAAAGATCTTTGAGCATCCTTTTGTTGTCCAGCTCTATTCCGGGACGCTACCCCTTGAAAAGTTTAAGTTCTATGTACTACAAGACTTTAATTATCTAGTTGGTTTAACAAGGGCTCTAGCCGTGATTTCTTCGAAAGCCGAGTATCCATTAATGGCCGAGCTAATAGAGCTCGCAAGAGATGAGGTAACGGTTGAAGTAGAGAACTATGTGAAGCTATTGAAGGAGTTAGATCTCACGTTAGAGGATGCAATAAAGACTGAACCTACTCTCGTTAATTCTGCATACATGGATTTTATGCTGGCCACCGCGTATAAAGGGAATATTATAGAGGGATTAACAGCCCTGCTTCCATGTTTTTGGAGCTATGCGGAGATAGCAGAATATCACAAAGATAAGCTTAGAGATAACCCCATCAAAATATACAGGGAATGGGGCAAAGTTTACCTGAGCAATGAGTACCTAAACTTGGTTGGAAGGCTTAGGAAGATAATAGATTCCTCAGGGCATTCAGGCTATGACAGACTAAGAAGAATTTTCATAACCGGGAGTAAATTTGAGCTTGCATTTTGGGAAATGGCATGGAGGGGTGGTGATGTTTTCTGA